One window of Desulfovibrio subterraneus genomic DNA carries:
- a CDS encoding S24 family peptidase, which yields MSDRYAQISSLAWAQILDRLKALRDSGETYQAIGRRMGVQRGSVQNWIDGLRSGERVSFADMLRYLDSLQIPIDSILKGLPTEVPPLKNTQIKNLRPNAQADPAFIMSGEAPLNSIGAVVNVYATAGAGLALDNQTDTPLAQISIPAKYVRPSLLVVIVEGDSMEPTIKKGAYVGIDHSAEKLIQGEVYGVNLPYEGVVLKRVYFDHSSDSLVLKSDNQKHSDIRLPIENREGLIIGKAIWVMQDL from the coding sequence ATGTCAGACAGATACGCGCAGATTTCATCACTCGCATGGGCACAAATCCTCGATCGCCTTAAGGCTCTACGGGATTCAGGAGAAACCTACCAAGCTATCGGTCGGCGAATGGGAGTCCAACGAGGTAGCGTTCAAAACTGGATTGATGGCTTAAGAAGTGGAGAAAGGGTTTCCTTTGCAGACATGCTAAGATACCTTGACTCACTTCAAATCCCTATTGATTCGATCCTAAAAGGTCTGCCCACAGAAGTCCCTCCCCTCAAAAATACACAAATTAAAAATTTACGCCCGAACGCACAAGCCGACCCCGCGTTCATAATGAGTGGAGAAGCCCCGTTAAACAGCATCGGCGCCGTGGTAAACGTGTACGCAACCGCAGGGGCGGGCCTAGCGCTAGACAACCAAACAGACACTCCACTGGCACAAATATCTATACCTGCCAAATATGTCAGACCGTCGTTACTAGTCGTAATCGTCGAAGGAGACTCCATGGAGCCCACAATAAAAAAAGGGGCTTATGTAGGAATTGATCATTCTGCTGAAAAGCTTATTCAAGGCGAAGTCTATGGAGTCAATTTACCATACGAAGGAGTTGTTCTCAAAAGAGTCTACTTTGACCACAGCTCCGATAGTTTAGTTTTAAAATCCGACAACCAAAAACACAGTGATATTCGCCTTCCCATTGAAAATCGTGAAGGATTAATTATTGGCAAAGCCATTTGGGTAATGCAGGACTTATAG
- a CDS encoding AAA family ATPase produces MITSIRLINWKSFADAKLYIDPITTIIGVNASGKSNILDALEFLRRTSSGVSIDSALSGSGDGGLPPLRGNIGWAARKGHNIFGIEAEIETDNNNFIYSISVYTKEKVVRIHEETLYDTTAKTNVFKLKSISGKIKLFMLGAELGDADFENESALSTLHKTKGLLTPKEYIKSINTIQSLLSSIFPFKPMHNSMRSIAPISDQYRYDGSNIAGFIAGHKNKTNIERQLSKYATKFPEGDITKVWTEFIGINKEKAELYCNESFGNTTNTVDANNMSDGTLRFLAILVAMLTAPEHSLVAIEEIDNGLHPSRSELLINSLKEIGSKRKVDVIIITHNPALLNFLGPEAIPFISVVHRKHSGESTITLLEDVDQLPKLMASGPIGTIVSQGKLQKALRNQEDAR; encoded by the coding sequence ATGATCACATCTATACGTTTAATAAACTGGAAGAGCTTTGCTGATGCCAAGCTCTATATTGACCCAATAACTACAATCATTGGTGTCAACGCAAGCGGAAAATCCAACATCCTTGATGCGCTAGAATTTCTACGGCGCACCTCAAGTGGCGTAAGTATAGACAGTGCTCTCTCCGGCTCTGGAGACGGAGGCCTCCCTCCTCTACGAGGGAATATTGGGTGGGCAGCTAGAAAAGGTCACAATATATTTGGCATCGAAGCAGAAATTGAAACAGACAATAATAACTTTATATATTCCATCTCAGTATACACGAAGGAAAAAGTTGTTAGAATTCACGAAGAAACACTGTATGACACAACAGCAAAAACAAATGTTTTTAAACTAAAATCAATATCAGGAAAAATAAAGCTTTTCATGCTTGGAGCTGAGCTTGGCGATGCAGATTTTGAAAATGAAAGCGCCCTCTCTACACTTCATAAAACAAAGGGCTTACTCACCCCTAAAGAGTATATCAAATCCATTAATACTATACAGTCTCTGCTTTCTAGCATTTTCCCATTCAAACCAATGCATAACAGCATGCGTTCAATCGCCCCCATATCAGACCAATATAGGTATGACGGATCTAACATTGCTGGATTCATTGCAGGACATAAAAACAAAACGAATATTGAAAGACAGCTCTCGAAATATGCAACGAAATTTCCTGAAGGAGATATAACAAAAGTTTGGACAGAATTTATTGGTATCAATAAAGAAAAAGCAGAATTATACTGCAACGAATCTTTTGGTAATACCACAAACACTGTAGATGCAAATAACATGTCTGATGGAACTCTTAGATTCCTTGCAATACTCGTCGCAATGCTAACTGCTCCAGAACACTCTTTAGTTGCAATAGAAGAAATTGATAACGGACTACATCCTTCAAGATCAGAATTATTAATAAATTCTCTAAAAGAAATTGGCTCCAAACGAAAAGTCGATGTAATCATTATAACTCACAATCCAGCCTTGCTTAACTTTCTCGGACCTGAGGCCATCCCATTCATATCAGTTGTGCACAGAAAGCACAGCGGTGAAAGCACAATTACACTCTTAGAAGATGTCGACCAGCTCCCCAAGCTTATGGCCTCCGGCCCAATAGGAACAATAGTAAGCCAAGGAAAGCTACAAAAAGCCCTTAGAAATCAGGAAGACGCACGATGA
- a CDS encoding helix-turn-helix transcriptional regulator, giving the protein MQTQPATTTASQNGTQDRLLRLPEVLSKVPFSRATLYRRIENGEFPAPKKDGHISFWHLSAINAWIEAKKNGLDN; this is encoded by the coding sequence ATGCAGACCCAACCCGCAACCACTACAGCAAGCCAGAACGGTACACAGGATCGCCTCTTGAGACTTCCCGAGGTCTTGAGTAAGGTTCCTTTCAGCCGGGCGACCCTCTACCGCCGCATTGAAAACGGCGAGTTCCCCGCCCCCAAAAAAGACGGCCACATATCCTTCTGGCACCTTTCGGCCATAAACGCCTGGATTGAAGCCAAGAAAAACGGGCTTGACAACTAA
- a CDS encoding META domain-containing protein gives MKWNRVLTLLCVALSIFMLTACGSYFSKQKDGREAAPEEVVGKVWGWESTITPVETIVAADSERYTMLLTDESRAQMRFDCNRGGGVYVLEEGKITFGNMFSTRMACPPDTQDMVYMRDLHRAQSFYVENGKLYLMLPYDSGTMVFRELPAEAAK, from the coding sequence ATGAAGTGGAATCGTGTACTGACGTTGCTCTGTGTTGCCCTGAGCATATTCATGCTTACGGCGTGTGGCTCGTATTTCTCAAAGCAAAAGGATGGCCGCGAGGCTGCTCCGGAAGAGGTTGTGGGGAAGGTTTGGGGGTGGGAATCTACCATAACACCCGTCGAAACCATCGTGGCAGCTGATTCCGAACGCTACACCATGCTGCTTACGGACGAGAGCAGGGCGCAGATGCGCTTTGATTGCAACCGTGGTGGCGGCGTGTATGTCCTTGAAGAAGGGAAGATTACGTTCGGTAACATGTTCTCAACCCGTATGGCCTGCCCTCCTGACACGCAGGATATGGTGTACATGCGCGATTTGCACCGGGCGCAGTCGTTTTATGTTGAAAACGGCAAACTCTACCTGATGTTGCCTTATGACAGCGGCACTATGGTCTTTCGCGAACTGCCGGCAGAAGCTGCAAAGTAA